The proteins below are encoded in one region of Cytobacillus sp. IB215665:
- a CDS encoding Stp1/IreP family PP2C-type Ser/Thr phosphatase has translation MNSVFLTDKGKVRPHNEDNGGIFKNQQGDLLVIVADGMGGHRAGDVASEMTSNHLRDFWENNERINTPEEAEKWMMEHVVKVNEALFKHAHDNPHCNGMGTTLVVALCTSNFTTVGHIGDSRCYLLNDTGFSQLTEDHSLVNELVRSGQITKEDAEHHPRKNVLLRALGTEEDIQLDIKTIILEEDDILLLCSDGLSNKISEDEFISTLQSDISLSEKAHAFIDLANEHGGEDNITLSIIEYTSDYESR, from the coding sequence GTGAATTCAGTATTTCTCACAGACAAGGGGAAAGTTCGTCCTCATAACGAGGATAATGGTGGGATATTCAAAAATCAACAAGGAGATCTTCTTGTAATCGTAGCAGACGGTATGGGAGGTCACAGAGCAGGTGATGTTGCTAGTGAAATGACGAGTAATCATTTACGAGATTTTTGGGAGAACAATGAACGTATCAACACACCAGAAGAAGCTGAGAAGTGGATGATGGAGCATGTGGTGAAAGTGAACGAAGCCCTGTTTAAACATGCTCATGACAATCCCCACTGTAATGGAATGGGTACAACTTTAGTCGTAGCTTTATGCACATCTAACTTTACAACAGTCGGGCATATAGGTGATAGTCGTTGTTACCTTCTAAACGATACGGGCTTTTCTCAGCTAACAGAAGACCATTCTTTAGTTAACGAATTGGTTCGTTCAGGTCAAATTACCAAAGAAGACGCAGAACATCATCCAAGAAAGAATGTGTTACTTAGAGCATTAGGAACTGAGGAGGATATCCAACTCGACATAAAGACCATTATTTTAGAAGAGGATGATATACTCCTATTATGCTCCGATGGACTATCTAATAAAATATCAGAAGATGAATTTATTTCGACATTACAGTCTGACATTTCGTTAAGTGAGAAAGCTCATGCATTCATCGATCTTGCTAATGAGCATGGGGGCGAGGACAATATAACGCTTTCGATCATCGAATATACATCGGATTACGAGAGCAGGTGA
- the pknB gene encoding Stk1 family PASTA domain-containing Ser/Thr kinase produces MLIGKRLNDRYDIVEVVGGGGMANVYLAKDMILDREVAIKVLRLDFSHDEEFIKRFRREAQAATSLAHPNIVTIYDVGEEDNIYYIVMEYVRGKTLKQYIQAYAPLSVQETLNIMEQLTSAISHAHQNQIVHRDIKPQNILVNNNGTVKITDFGIAMALSSTTITHTNSVLGSVHYLSPEQARGGLANKKSDIYSLGIVMFELLTGEIPFSGESVVSIALKHLQSETPSPKRWNPDIPQSVENIILKSTAKDTLHRYDSVDDMEVDIKSALDPEKMTEERFTLPVEDDEVTKAIPVLTNEQLLANEKTTVHEPQQLSSEETTKQLKQSKRKRLPVIITTTFFMLVIAAVLAVTLIPSLLTPDDVAVPDVKNMEYDEAVKKLEALDLVITKTIDQTSDEVIESLVIKTDPEDGAMVKPGAGINIYRSSGKEKFEFGDYIGDDYNRTKEQLQEKYNFTDVTKREQSSDEYDAGIIIDQSPDPDSLVIPDEQEVIFTVSKGPEKIILKDLTLRSQKGVIDYAEENGLNLDIRDGFDDDVAKGLVFKQSPEEGTELDKGAEVIVYLSKGKEEEPEETVKTYEKTFTITFEPKYDEDIVNEVVIYIDDAERYINEVYDTFPIRENETREETIEFKIEKGSKAEYKIVRDNIVLYEGTIKYKDIQD; encoded by the coding sequence ATGTTAATTGGAAAACGTCTAAATGATAGATATGATATTGTTGAGGTGGTCGGTGGAGGCGGAATGGCAAACGTTTACCTTGCGAAAGATATGATTCTTGACAGGGAGGTTGCCATCAAAGTTTTGCGCTTAGATTTTTCTCATGATGAGGAGTTCATAAAACGCTTTCGCCGTGAAGCTCAAGCTGCAACGAGCTTAGCCCACCCTAACATAGTGACGATTTATGACGTGGGAGAAGAGGATAATATTTATTACATTGTTATGGAATATGTACGCGGAAAAACATTGAAGCAATATATTCAAGCATACGCTCCGTTGTCAGTGCAGGAAACTTTAAATATTATGGAACAATTGACATCAGCCATTTCTCATGCTCACCAAAACCAAATCGTTCACCGAGACATTAAACCACAAAATATATTAGTTAACAATAACGGAACAGTGAAAATTACGGATTTCGGTATTGCAATGGCATTAAGCTCAACAACTATTACACATACTAATTCTGTATTAGGTTCTGTTCATTATTTATCTCCTGAACAAGCCCGAGGTGGTTTGGCGAATAAAAAATCTGATATCTATTCATTAGGTATTGTCATGTTTGAATTGCTGACAGGAGAAATACCATTTTCTGGCGAGTCTGTAGTGTCTATCGCACTAAAACATTTACAATCAGAAACACCATCACCAAAAAGGTGGAATCCGGACATCCCTCAAAGTGTAGAAAACATTATCTTAAAATCTACTGCAAAAGATACATTGCATAGGTATGATTCTGTAGACGACATGGAAGTTGATATAAAGTCGGCTCTTGATCCAGAGAAAATGACAGAAGAAAGATTTACACTGCCTGTTGAGGATGATGAGGTTACGAAAGCGATTCCAGTGTTAACTAACGAGCAGTTGTTAGCTAATGAAAAAACGACGGTACATGAGCCACAACAGCTATCATCTGAGGAAACAACGAAACAACTTAAACAAAGCAAGCGAAAAAGGCTTCCGGTGATTATTACTACGACGTTTTTTATGTTAGTCATTGCGGCGGTCTTAGCTGTGACCCTCATTCCTTCTTTATTAACACCAGATGATGTTGCAGTACCAGACGTTAAAAATATGGAGTATGATGAAGCTGTAAAAAAGCTTGAAGCATTAGACCTTGTTATTACAAAAACAATAGATCAAACAAGTGATGAAGTCATTGAAAGCCTTGTTATTAAGACTGACCCTGAAGATGGTGCTATGGTAAAACCTGGTGCAGGAATAAACATTTATAGAAGTAGTGGGAAAGAAAAATTTGAGTTTGGTGATTATATCGGGGACGATTACAACAGAACGAAAGAACAATTGCAAGAAAAATATAATTTTACAGATGTTACTAAAAGGGAACAGTCAAGTGATGAATATGATGCTGGAATAATCATTGATCAATCCCCAGATCCGGATTCCCTTGTCATACCTGATGAGCAGGAAGTAATTTTTACTGTCAGTAAGGGACCCGAAAAAATAATATTGAAAGATTTGACTCTAAGATCACAAAAAGGAGTCATCGACTATGCTGAAGAGAATGGCTTAAATCTTGATATACGAGATGGATTTGATGATGATGTCGCAAAAGGTTTGGTTTTTAAACAATCACCAGAAGAAGGTACAGAGTTAGATAAAGGTGCTGAAGTGATAGTTTATTTATCAAAGGGCAAAGAGGAAGAGCCGGAAGAGACTGTAAAGACGTATGAAAAAACTTTTACAATAACCTTTGAGCCTAAGTATGACGAAGATATTGTTAATGAAGTCGTTATTTATATTGACGATGCGGAAAGATATATAAATGAGGTATACGATACATTCCCTATACGTGAGAATGAGACTCGTGAAGAAACGATTGAGTTTAAAATAGAGAAGGGCAGCAAAGCAGAATATAAAATTGTACGTGATAATATAGTCCTTTATGAAGGAACAATTAAATACAAAGATATTCAAGACTAG
- the rsgA gene encoding ribosome small subunit-dependent GTPase A: MLEGKIIKALSGFYYVYNNGQMVQCRGRGVFRKKNITPLVGDQVVYQADNDQEGYILDIKERKNELNRPPIANVDQAILVFSAFEPAFSTALLDRFLVLIESKNIEPLICISKIDLASETLIQEIHQYANDYRQIGYEVVLTSSITTEGIQKLTPFLNNNISVFAGQSGVGKSSLLNALKPELDLKTDDISSHLGRGKHTTRHVELLSIGTGLVADTPGFSSLDFTDIEANELSYCFPEMREISPRCKFRGCTHVSEPKCAVKDAVKTGTIASYRYDHYIHFLQEINDRKPRY, translated from the coding sequence ATGCTAGAAGGTAAAATCATTAAAGCTTTGAGTGGATTTTATTACGTGTATAACAACGGACAAATGGTTCAATGTCGAGGTAGAGGTGTATTTCGCAAAAAAAATATTACACCACTAGTTGGTGATCAAGTTGTCTATCAAGCAGATAATGATCAAGAAGGATATATATTGGATATTAAGGAACGAAAAAATGAATTAAACCGTCCGCCAATTGCTAATGTTGATCAGGCTATCTTAGTATTTTCTGCATTTGAGCCTGCTTTTAGCACAGCATTACTAGATCGTTTTTTAGTATTGATAGAGTCAAAGAATATTGAACCGCTTATTTGTATAAGCAAAATTGATTTAGCCAGTGAGACATTGATTCAAGAAATTCACCAATATGCTAATGATTATCGCCAAATTGGATATGAGGTAGTTTTGACATCGTCGATTACAACGGAAGGTATTCAAAAGCTCACACCTTTCTTGAATAACAATATTTCTGTTTTTGCAGGCCAATCAGGTGTTGGGAAATCTTCATTACTCAATGCACTCAAACCAGAGTTAGATTTAAAGACAGACGATATTTCTTCACATCTAGGTAGAGGAAAACATACGACACGACATGTAGAGTTATTATCCATCGGTACGGGGTTAGTCGCCGATACCCCAGGATTTAGTTCTTTGGATTTTACCGATATTGAAGCAAATGAGCTTTCTTATTGTTTCCCCGAGATGAGGGAGATAAGCCCGCGTTGTAAATTTCGGGGATGCACTCATGTATCGGAACCTAAGTGTGCTGTAAAAGATGCTGTAAAAACCGGTACCATAGCTTCTTATCGATATGATCACTATATTCATTTTTTACAAGAAATTAATGATAGAAAGCCGAGGTATTAA
- the rpe gene encoding ribulose-phosphate 3-epimerase yields the protein MIKVAPSVLSADFSRLADEITDVVEGGADYIHIDVMDGHFVPNITIGPLIVDAIRPITNIPLDVHLMIENPDTYIPMFAKAGADIISVHVEACPHLHRTIHLIKEHGVKAGVVLNPSTPVESIQHILEDIDLVLLMTVNPGFGGQQFIHSVIPKIEAVSKMIQDKGLQVEIEVDGGVNVETAPICVKAGANVLVAGSAVYNKQNRKEAIESIRGIN from the coding sequence ATGATAAAGGTAGCACCTTCAGTATTATCAGCAGATTTTTCACGATTAGCGGATGAAATAACAGATGTGGTCGAAGGAGGCGCTGATTATATTCATATTGATGTGATGGATGGTCATTTTGTCCCAAACATTACGATAGGCCCTTTAATTGTTGATGCAATTCGTCCAATTACAAATATACCACTAGATGTTCATCTTATGATTGAGAATCCAGATACATACATTCCGATGTTCGCGAAGGCAGGAGCTGATATTATTTCAGTTCACGTAGAAGCATGTCCTCACTTGCATAGGACAATTCACCTTATTAAAGAACACGGTGTGAAAGCTGGTGTAGTACTTAATCCATCAACTCCAGTTGAATCTATTCAACATATACTAGAGGATATTGATTTAGTATTACTAATGACAGTGAACCCAGGTTTCGGAGGTCAACAATTTATACATTCAGTTATTCCGAAAATAGAAGCAGTATCAAAGATGATACAAGATAAAGGGTTACAAGTCGAAATTGAGGTAGACGGTGGTGTAAATGTTGAGACAGCCCCGATATGTGTAAAAGCAGGAGCAAATGTCTTAGTGGCTGGATCTGCAGTGTATAATAAACAAAATCGTAAAGAGGCTATTGAGAGTATCCGAGGGATAAACTAA
- a CDS encoding thiamine diphosphokinase, whose product MIINIVGGGPIRYVPSLQQYNCEDCLWVGADRGVLYLIHSDIVPSHAFGDFDSITADEMRYIEQKLKHVHLFPEEKDLTDIEIALQWALAQQPTTIQMFGCSGGRLDHLLGNIQLLVNGLTKDVQIHLIDTQNNVTMYEPGSYYVNKHESYRYISFLPFSKEVEQLSLSGFKYPLENCHITLGSTLCISNELNDDRGTFSFTSGILLMVRSTD is encoded by the coding sequence ATGATCATAAATATTGTAGGTGGAGGTCCTATTCGTTATGTTCCCTCTCTTCAACAGTATAACTGTGAAGATTGCTTATGGGTTGGTGCTGACAGAGGTGTTTTATATTTAATTCATTCAGATATTGTTCCTAGCCACGCATTTGGAGACTTTGATTCTATTACAGCAGATGAGATGAGGTATATTGAACAAAAGCTAAAACACGTTCATTTATTTCCAGAAGAAAAAGATTTAACTGATATAGAAATTGCTCTTCAATGGGCTTTAGCACAACAACCAACGACAATTCAAATGTTTGGCTGTTCTGGAGGGAGATTAGATCATCTGTTAGGCAATATACAGCTTCTCGTGAATGGACTGACAAAAGATGTACAAATTCATTTAATTGATACCCAAAATAATGTGACGATGTATGAACCAGGTTCATACTATGTAAATAAACATGAAAGTTATCGTTACATATCTTTTCTTCCTTTTTCTAAAGAAGTAGAGCAACTATCTTTATCTGGGTTTAAATATCCATTAGAAAATTGTCATATAACATTAGGATCGACATTATGTATTAGTAATGAACTAAATGATGATCGAGGTACTTTTTCATTTACTAGTGGCATATTATTGATGGTAAGAAGCACAGACTGA
- the spoVM gene encoding stage V sporulation protein SpoVM: MKFYTIKLPRFLGGIIRAMLGTFKKKE, translated from the coding sequence ATGAAATTTTATACGATTAAATTACCGAGATTTTTAGGTGGAATTATTAGAGCAATGCTTGGGACTTTTAAGAAAAAAGAATAG
- the rpmB gene encoding 50S ribosomal protein L28 translates to MARKCVVTGRKTRSGNARSHAMNATKRKWGANLQKVRILVDGKPKRVYVSARALKSGKVERV, encoded by the coding sequence ATGGCACGTAAATGTGTTGTTACTGGTAGAAAGACTCGTTCAGGTAATGCACGTTCCCATGCAATGAACGCTACAAAGCGCAAATGGGGTGCGAACCTTCAAAAAGTACGTATTTTAGTTGACGGAAAACCTAAACGTGTATATGTATCTGCTAGAGCTCTAAAATCTGGTAAGGTAGAACGCGTTTAA
- a CDS encoding Asp23/Gls24 family envelope stress response protein yields MSIELKTKYGQIEILNDVVATIAGGAAIDCYGIVGMASKNQIKDGLTDILRKDNFTKGVIVRQEDDNLQIDMYIIVGYGTKISEVANNVQTKVKYTLDQTIGLAVDAVNIYVQGVRVTNA; encoded by the coding sequence ATGTCCATTGAACTAAAAACAAAATACGGGCAGATTGAAATCTTGAACGATGTGGTTGCAACGATTGCTGGCGGAGCTGCAATAGACTGCTACGGGATAGTTGGTATGGCATCAAAGAATCAAATTAAAGATGGCTTAACGGACATATTACGCAAAGATAATTTTACCAAGGGAGTCATTGTTCGACAAGAGGATGATAACCTTCAGATCGATATGTATATTATAGTTGGTTATGGAACTAAGATTTCCGAGGTTGCAAATAATGTACAAACAAAAGTGAAATATACGTTAGATCAAACAATCGGACTAGCAGTAGATGCTGTAAATATTTATGTACAAGGAGTTCGTGTTACGAACGCATAG
- a CDS encoding DAK2 domain-containing protein has translation MSLTKLSGERFIKMVIQGSKNLANHSKLVDALNVFPVPDGDTGTNMNLSMSSGAKEVSNVTSDHIGKVGKSLSKGLLMGARGNSGVILSQLFRGFATAIEHKESINSVEFAEAFASGVKTAYKSVMKPVEGTILTVAKDAANRGLSVAEHETDIILLMEEIVKEARSSLIRTPELLPVLKEVGVVDSGGQGLVFVYEGFLAELKDETIIQSSTIPTMTELINAEHHKSIQSHMDTEDIEFGYCTEFMVKFSEDNQDTPSFSQEQFRNDLSAHGDSLLVVSDEEVVKVHIHTEEPGEVLSYGKRYGSLINMKIENMREQHSNIVNTTEEIIQPREVAQQKPYGIISVAMGSGIADLFKSIGAHSVIEGGQTMNPSTEDFVNAINEVNADNIIILPNNKNIILAAQQAATVVEGNVVVIPSKTVPQGMVSLLAFNPTIELTQNEQLMTDALSGVKTGQVTYAIRDTNIDGLDISKNDFMGINDGKIDVTNEDKVAVAKDLLDNMIDEDDEIITILFGEDAAEDEVEELVSYIEAQYTEIEVEVHNGKQPLYSFVFAIE, from the coding sequence TTGTCTTTAACGAAATTAAGTGGAGAACGTTTTATTAAAATGGTCATCCAGGGGTCTAAAAATTTAGCTAATCATTCAAAACTAGTGGATGCACTAAACGTTTTTCCTGTTCCAGACGGTGACACTGGAACTAATATGAATTTATCTATGTCGTCTGGAGCAAAGGAAGTTTCCAACGTTACTTCCGACCATATTGGGAAAGTAGGAAAATCGCTTTCAAAAGGTTTGTTAATGGGCGCGAGAGGTAATTCTGGTGTTATATTATCTCAACTTTTTCGAGGATTCGCTACAGCGATAGAACATAAGGAAAGTATTAATAGCGTGGAGTTTGCTGAAGCGTTTGCCTCGGGAGTTAAAACTGCTTATAAATCTGTGATGAAGCCTGTTGAAGGGACGATCTTAACAGTCGCAAAAGATGCTGCAAATCGAGGACTTTCAGTTGCTGAACATGAAACAGATATAATCCTGTTAATGGAAGAGATTGTGAAGGAAGCGAGATCTTCTCTTATTAGAACGCCTGAATTGTTACCAGTATTAAAGGAAGTTGGGGTTGTTGACAGTGGAGGTCAAGGCCTTGTTTTTGTGTATGAAGGTTTTTTGGCGGAACTTAAAGATGAAACAATTATACAATCATCTACCATCCCTACTATGACTGAATTAATTAACGCAGAACATCATAAAAGTATACAAAGCCATATGGATACAGAAGATATTGAATTTGGGTATTGTACAGAATTTATGGTGAAGTTTAGTGAAGACAACCAAGATACGCCATCTTTTTCTCAAGAGCAATTTCGTAATGATTTAAGTGCACATGGTGATTCATTATTAGTTGTTTCTGATGAAGAGGTTGTGAAGGTCCACATTCACACTGAAGAACCAGGAGAAGTACTGTCATATGGGAAACGATACGGCTCTTTAATTAATATGAAAATAGAAAACATGAGAGAGCAACATAGTAATATAGTTAACACTACGGAAGAAATAATACAGCCAAGAGAGGTTGCTCAACAAAAGCCTTATGGAATTATTTCAGTAGCAATGGGGTCAGGAATTGCAGATTTATTTAAAAGCATTGGCGCACATTCTGTCATTGAGGGCGGACAAACGATGAATCCGAGTACTGAAGATTTTGTTAATGCGATAAATGAAGTAAATGCCGATAATATTATTATTCTACCGAATAATAAAAATATCATCTTAGCTGCTCAACAAGCAGCTACAGTTGTTGAAGGAAATGTAGTAGTCATTCCGTCTAAAACAGTACCTCAAGGTATGGTTTCATTACTGGCTTTTAACCCGACAATCGAATTAACTCAAAATGAACAGTTAATGACAGATGCACTAAGTGGTGTGAAAACTGGACAAGTTACTTATGCCATTCGTGATACGAATATTGATGGCTTAGATATATCCAAAAACGATTTTATGGGAATAAATGATGGCAAGATTGATGTAACGAATGAAGACAAAGTAGCTGTTGCGAAAGACTTGCTCGACAATATGATAGATGAAGATGATGAAATTATTACGATTCTCTTCGGTGAAGATGCAGCTGAAGACGAAGTAGAGGAGCTTGTTTCATATATAGAAGCTCAGTATACAGAAATTGAAGTTGAAGTGCATAATGGGAAACAGCCTCTATACTCATTTGTTTTTGCTATAGAATAA
- the sdaAB gene encoding L-serine ammonia-lyase, iron-sulfur-dependent subunit beta: MKYKSVFDIIGPIMIGPSSSHTAGAARIGKVARSLFGRQPKWAQISFYGSFAETYKGHGTDIALVGGLLDFETDDERIKSSLDIANQLGINIIFRRAEAITDHPNTARVRIGDDDGELELVGISIGGGKIEIIELNGFELKLSGHHPAILIAHNDKFGAIAAVANVLAKFKINVGHMEVSRKEKGKLALMTIELDQNIEQFVLDELDSLPNILQVTKIVD, from the coding sequence GTGAAATATAAAAGTGTATTTGATATTATCGGCCCTATTATGATTGGTCCATCAAGTTCACACACTGCAGGTGCTGCAAGAATAGGTAAAGTTGCGCGAAGTCTATTTGGACGTCAGCCGAAGTGGGCACAAATATCTTTTTATGGGTCTTTTGCTGAAACGTATAAAGGACATGGTACTGACATTGCACTTGTTGGTGGACTGCTCGACTTTGAGACAGATGATGAACGAATTAAATCGTCCCTAGATATTGCCAATCAGTTAGGCATAAATATTATTTTCCGAAGAGCAGAAGCTATTACTGACCACCCTAATACTGCAAGGGTACGTATAGGAGATGATGATGGAGAATTAGAGCTAGTTGGTATTTCCATCGGCGGTGGGAAAATTGAAATTATTGAACTTAATGGATTTGAACTTAAGCTATCTGGTCATCATCCAGCTATACTCATTGCTCATAATGACAAATTTGGAGCGATAGCTGCTGTTGCCAACGTATTGGCAAAATTTAAAATTAACGTAGGACATATGGAAGTTTCACGTAAAGAAAAAGGCAAGCTTGCATTAATGACAATTGAACTAGATCAAAATATTGAGCAATTTGTTTTAGATGAGCTTGATTCACTTCCGAATATTTTACAAGTGACGAAAATCGTAGATTAA
- the sdaAA gene encoding L-serine ammonia-lyase, iron-sulfur-dependent, subunit alpha — MFRNVAELIKLANEQNVKISEVMIQQEMEVKQKSRSEILDQMEKNLEVMEKAVEKGLSGVKSFSGLTGGDALLLQSYIQKGNFLSGETILDAVSKAVATNEVNAAMGTICATPTAGSAGVVPGTLFAVKNKLNPSREQMVEFLFTSGAFGFVVANNASISGAAGGCQAEVGSAAGMAAAAIVEMAGGTPSQSAEAMAITLKNMLGLVCDPVAGLVEVPCVKRNAMGAANAMVAADMALAGITSRIPCDEVIDAMYQIGQNMPTSLKETARGGLAATPTGKELEQKIFGVSLGTSE, encoded by the coding sequence ATGTTTCGTAACGTAGCTGAATTAATTAAGTTAGCGAATGAGCAGAATGTAAAAATTTCTGAAGTGATGATTCAACAAGAGATGGAAGTAAAGCAAAAGAGTCGTTCAGAAATACTCGATCAAATGGAAAAAAATTTAGAGGTTATGGAAAAAGCTGTTGAGAAGGGTCTTTCAGGAGTAAAATCATTTTCTGGATTAACAGGCGGAGACGCATTATTATTACAATCATATATACAAAAAGGAAATTTCTTATCAGGTGAAACGATTTTGGATGCAGTAAGTAAAGCAGTAGCGACAAACGAAGTTAATGCTGCAATGGGAACGATCTGTGCTACACCAACAGCTGGTTCAGCAGGAGTTGTACCAGGCACACTCTTTGCTGTCAAAAATAAACTAAATCCATCTAGGGAACAGATGGTTGAGTTTTTATTCACTTCAGGAGCTTTCGGTTTTGTAGTAGCTAACAATGCATCAATTTCAGGTGCTGCAGGTGGATGTCAAGCTGAGGTAGGTTCAGCCGCAGGAATGGCAGCAGCAGCAATCGTTGAAATGGCAGGTGGAACACCTAGTCAATCAGCAGAAGCGATGGCTATTACTTTAAAGAATATGCTCGGCTTAGTTTGTGACCCAGTTGCAGGGTTAGTAGAAGTTCCTTGTGTAAAAAGGAATGCGATGGGGGCTGCAAATGCAATGGTTGCAGCAGATATGGCATTAGCAGGTATAACGAGTCGAATCCCTTGTGATGAAGTAATAGATGCTATGTATCAAATTGGTCAAAATATGCCAACTTCGTTAAAAGAAACAGCGCGAGGAGGGTTAGCGGCAACGCCAACTGGTAAAGAGCTTGAACAAAAAATATTTGGCGTTTCGCTAGGTACAAGTGAGTAA